Proteins encoded within one genomic window of Paenarthrobacter sp. JL.01a:
- a CDS encoding histone-like nucleoid-structuring protein Lsr2, giving the protein MAQKVKIILVDDLDEGSADETVRFGLDGVSYEMDLSTANAASLRKALEPYVAKARKTSGRATRGRAAAVRNQDSAQIRQWARDNGYTVNSRGRIQAEIQEAYQKANS; this is encoded by the coding sequence ATGGCACAGAAAGTAAAAATCATCCTCGTCGATGACCTGGATGAAGGGTCTGCGGACGAAACTGTCCGTTTTGGCCTCGATGGCGTGAGCTACGAGATGGACCTGTCCACGGCTAACGCAGCTTCCCTCCGGAAAGCCCTGGAACCGTACGTCGCCAAAGCCCGCAAGACCTCCGGTCGCGCAACCCGTGGCCGTGCTGCTGCAGTCCGCAACCAGGATTCTGCACAGATCCGCCAGTGGGCCCGCGATAACGGCTACACGGTCAACAGCCGCGGCCGTATTCAGGCCGAAATTCAGGAAGCTTATCAAAAGGCAAATTCCTGA
- a CDS encoding alpha/beta fold hydrolase produces MTRDIIMTHDGGHLEVFTTGGGQASKGSGVVVVPASMVTASDYTRFAQKLSDALGRPVHTFNRRGRGDSSPQAEDYTLEADIRDLQTVMEHTSSTDVFGHSFGGAVALHAARTLPVERLAVYDPAVSVNHSVKAEWTDDYERATAAGDYDRALAVLIKGVETGGAFARMPLSMLTLANKLAAGTPLGKQLRELMTCGVREIKAVIAADMPAEPFLALPLETLIVVGEKSPAYFGVACGQIHDVLSGSSYTILPGFGHDGPNKAPDKLISELSEFFSG; encoded by the coding sequence ATGACGCGCGACATCATCATGACCCACGACGGCGGACACCTCGAAGTATTCACCACAGGCGGTGGGCAGGCATCGAAAGGCTCTGGTGTCGTGGTGGTTCCTGCCTCGATGGTCACGGCTTCGGACTACACGCGCTTCGCCCAGAAGCTCAGCGACGCCCTCGGCCGGCCAGTCCACACGTTCAACAGGCGCGGACGCGGCGATTCATCGCCCCAGGCCGAGGACTACACCTTGGAAGCCGATATCCGGGATCTCCAGACCGTTATGGAGCACACGTCCAGCACGGACGTGTTCGGGCACAGTTTCGGCGGCGCAGTGGCCTTGCACGCAGCGCGCACGCTTCCCGTAGAGCGCCTCGCGGTCTACGACCCCGCGGTTTCGGTCAACCACAGCGTCAAGGCCGAGTGGACGGACGACTATGAACGCGCGACGGCGGCAGGAGACTACGATCGCGCCCTCGCCGTTCTTATCAAGGGAGTAGAGACGGGCGGCGCCTTCGCGAGGATGCCGCTGTCCATGCTGACACTGGCCAACAAGCTCGCAGCGGGAACTCCCCTGGGCAAGCAGCTGCGGGAGCTTATGACCTGTGGTGTCCGTGAAATCAAGGCGGTCATCGCCGCTGACATGCCTGCCGAGCCGTTCCTGGCACTCCCCCTTGAGACGTTGATCGTGGTTGGGGAAAAGAGCCCTGCATACTTCGGTGTGGCCTGCGGACAGATCCACGACGTCCTCTCCGGATCCAGCTACACCATTCTGCCCGGCTTCGGCCATGATGGCCCGAACAAAGCGCCGGACAAGCTGATCTCGGAATTGTCGGAGTTCTTCTCGGGCTAG
- a CDS encoding alpha/beta fold hydrolase produces the protein METWMVETYDGGGQLEVHSFRPAAAASLPGAQAPAEPAGVVLVHGTLVTDSLYWSFARTLSVLLGRPVHSYNRRGRGNSAPQPAGYSVDTEISDLQAVMEKSGSTDVVAHSYGGFVALQAARETVINRLVTYDAAVSLSGNLSSRWRPELEEAVTAGQLDHAWAHLVQGLGTAGPISYLPLRALRTLSVLSAQTRLGLEMRSLLPTAVVEMRAVLNADAHLHDFMKLSTPTLMLSGGWSPSYFGETGRALAGAVPAIEFAVVPRQFHEGPLRPGRRLAARIARFLSTNHLPEERADAT, from the coding sequence GTGGAGACATGGATGGTTGAAACGTACGACGGCGGCGGGCAGCTTGAGGTGCACAGCTTCAGGCCGGCGGCGGCCGCCTCGCTTCCCGGCGCCCAAGCGCCTGCGGAACCGGCCGGCGTCGTGCTTGTCCATGGCACTCTGGTGACCGATTCCCTGTACTGGTCCTTCGCGCGGACCTTGAGCGTCCTGCTGGGGCGACCGGTCCACAGTTACAACCGGCGCGGCCGCGGCAATTCCGCCCCGCAACCCGCCGGATACTCCGTCGACACCGAGATCTCGGACCTCCAGGCGGTCATGGAGAAAAGCGGCTCCACCGACGTCGTTGCCCACAGCTATGGCGGGTTTGTGGCGCTTCAGGCTGCGCGGGAGACCGTGATCAACCGCCTGGTGACCTATGACGCCGCGGTGTCCTTGTCCGGCAACTTGAGCAGCCGGTGGCGACCGGAGCTGGAGGAGGCAGTCACCGCGGGCCAGCTGGACCACGCATGGGCGCATCTGGTGCAGGGCCTGGGAACTGCCGGCCCGATTTCCTACCTTCCGCTGCGCGCCCTGCGTACCTTGAGCGTGCTGTCGGCCCAAACCAGGCTGGGACTGGAGATGCGCTCCCTGCTGCCCACCGCCGTCGTGGAAATGCGGGCAGTCCTCAACGCTGATGCGCACCTGCACGACTTCATGAAGTTGTCCACGCCCACCCTCATGCTCAGCGGCGGATGGAGTCCGTCGTACTTCGGGGAGACGGGGCGGGCGCTGGCTGGCGCCGTTCCCGCCATCGAGTTCGCGGTGGTGCCGCGGCAATTCCACGAAGGTCCGCTGCGGCCTGGACGGCGCCTGGCGGCGCGGATCGCGCGCTTCCTTTCAACGAACCACCTCCCGGAAGAGCGGGCGGACGCCACCTAA
- a CDS encoding alpha/beta fold hydrolase — protein sequence MKERGIKTHDGGSLALYSYGADNAPGERRVVLIGGAFLTALIYRPFSVALAKGLGDGWAVDVYDRRGRGNSTDQPDDYSMATEIEDVRTIMDATGARNILGHSLGGSVALNAAQAFAGTSHEPGKLAVYDAAVNIDGSMDTGWVDGFADAVDKGDFNRAMARMRRGMEPGTALARVPEPILAGLMAVVSRTKVNKLFRQLLPSGVGELKAAFEDADTPQDFSVLPSNTHFMVGKKSPQFYKVAAARLNRAVPGSTLEVSPKGFHGSVPAAVNELVTDISDYFKG from the coding sequence GTGAAGGAACGTGGAATCAAGACGCACGACGGCGGCAGCCTCGCCTTGTACAGTTACGGCGCCGACAACGCACCCGGTGAGCGCAGGGTGGTGCTGATCGGCGGCGCGTTTCTCACGGCCCTTATCTACAGGCCGTTCTCCGTGGCCCTGGCGAAGGGTCTGGGCGACGGCTGGGCCGTGGACGTGTACGACCGTCGTGGCCGGGGAAATTCCACAGACCAGCCGGACGATTACTCCATGGCAACGGAAATAGAGGACGTCCGCACCATTATGGACGCCACCGGCGCCCGCAACATCCTTGGCCACAGCCTCGGCGGTTCCGTTGCCCTTAATGCCGCCCAGGCCTTCGCCGGCACCAGTCATGAGCCCGGCAAGCTCGCTGTCTACGATGCCGCGGTGAACATCGACGGAAGCATGGATACCGGCTGGGTGGATGGTTTTGCCGATGCCGTGGACAAGGGCGATTTCAACAGGGCGATGGCCCGGATGCGGCGTGGCATGGAACCCGGTACTGCGCTGGCGCGGGTGCCCGAGCCCATCCTGGCTGGTCTCATGGCCGTGGTTTCCCGGACCAAGGTGAACAAGTTGTTCCGGCAGCTGCTGCCCTCCGGAGTGGGCGAACTGAAGGCCGCGTTCGAGGACGCCGACACGCCCCAGGACTTTTCCGTGCTGCCCTCGAACACCCACTTCATGGTGGGCAAAAAGAGCCCGCAGTTCTACAAAGTCGCCGCGGCGCGGCTGAACAGGGCGGTTCCGGGGAGCACCCTGGAAGTCTCACCCAAGGGTTTCCACGGCTCGGTCCCCGCGGCAGTCAACGAACTCGTGACGGACATATCGGACTACTTCAAAGGCTGA
- the lysS gene encoding lysine--tRNA ligase, giving the protein MTSANTPAPNTPAEPIDASEQMRIRMDKRAKLIERGTEAYPVGVERTHSLSEIREKYAHLEADETTGDVVGVTGRVVFVRNTGKLCFATLQEGGVDGKGVRLQAMLSLANVGEEALADWKALVDLGDHVFIKGEVISSRRGELSVMADSWSMASKALRPLPVLHAELNEETRVRQRYVDLMVRDEAREMVYKRAAITRSVRDTLDRHGYVEVETPILQLVHGGATARPFETHMNAFDQKMTLRIATELFLKRAVVGGIDRVYDMGRVFRNEGVDSTHSPEFTTLECYEAWADQFVMAERMKEIILNVADVVGTRTIQTEAGEINLDGEWAWLAVYPGISEAVGVEITPDTTVEELLAIAAKHDVKVDPKWDAEKIVVELFGEIVEPTLLNPTFVYDYPPSAQPLARPHREDGRLIEAWDLIIGGMERGTAFSELIDPVIQRERLTEQSRRSAAGDEEAMQLDEDFLRALEYGAPPMGGIGLGIDRLVMLFTGAGIRETILFPLLKPEGH; this is encoded by the coding sequence GTGACTTCCGCAAACACCCCAGCCCCGAACACCCCCGCAGAACCCATCGACGCCAGCGAGCAGATGCGCATCCGCATGGACAAGCGCGCGAAGCTGATCGAGCGCGGCACGGAGGCCTATCCCGTGGGCGTGGAACGGACCCACTCCCTCAGCGAAATCCGCGAAAAGTACGCGCACCTCGAGGCCGATGAGACGACGGGCGACGTCGTTGGCGTCACCGGACGCGTGGTGTTTGTCCGCAACACCGGCAAGCTCTGCTTCGCCACCCTCCAGGAGGGCGGCGTGGACGGCAAGGGTGTGCGCCTGCAGGCGATGCTGAGCCTGGCGAACGTCGGCGAGGAAGCCCTGGCCGACTGGAAGGCCCTTGTGGACCTCGGCGACCACGTCTTCATTAAGGGCGAGGTAATTTCCTCCCGCCGCGGCGAACTGTCCGTGATGGCCGATTCCTGGTCCATGGCGTCCAAGGCACTGCGTCCGCTCCCCGTCCTGCACGCGGAGCTCAACGAGGAAACCCGCGTCCGCCAGCGCTATGTGGATCTCATGGTCCGCGACGAAGCCCGCGAGATGGTTTACAAGCGCGCTGCCATTACCCGTTCGGTCCGCGATACCCTTGACCGTCACGGTTATGTCGAGGTGGAAACGCCCATCCTGCAGCTGGTCCACGGCGGTGCAACGGCCCGTCCTTTCGAAACGCACATGAATGCTTTCGACCAGAAAATGACGCTCCGCATTGCCACCGAGCTTTTCCTTAAGCGCGCAGTCGTCGGTGGAATTGACCGTGTCTACGACATGGGCAGGGTGTTCCGCAACGAAGGTGTGGACTCCACCCACAGCCCCGAATTCACCACGCTTGAATGCTACGAGGCGTGGGCCGACCAGTTCGTCATGGCGGAGCGCATGAAGGAAATCATCCTGAATGTGGCCGACGTTGTGGGTACACGCACCATCCAAACGGAAGCCGGTGAGATTAATCTCGACGGCGAATGGGCCTGGCTCGCCGTGTACCCCGGTATTTCAGAAGCAGTGGGCGTGGAAATTACCCCGGACACCACTGTGGAGGAGTTGTTGGCGATCGCCGCCAAGCACGACGTCAAGGTGGATCCGAAATGGGACGCCGAGAAGATTGTGGTTGAACTCTTCGGTGAAATCGTGGAGCCCACGCTCCTCAACCCCACTTTTGTGTACGACTACCCGCCGTCGGCGCAGCCATTGGCCCGCCCGCACCGCGAGGATGGCCGTTTGATCGAGGCGTGGGACCTCATTATTGGCGGCATGGAGCGCGGAACGGCATTCTCCGAGTTGATTGACCCTGTTATTCAGCGCGAACGCCTCACGGAGCAATCCCGCAGGTCCGCTGCCGGTGATGAAGAAGCCATGCAGCTGGATGAGGACTTCCTTCGCGCTCTCGAATACGGTGCGCCGCCCATGGGCGGAATCGGACTCGGAATCGACCGCTTGGTCATGTTGTTTACCGGTGCCGGTATCCGCGAAACCATTCTTTTCCCCCTGTTGAAGCCTGAAGGGCACTGA
- a CDS encoding amino-acid N-acetyltransferase, protein MTSYFTLRPARTSDVAAIKRLVAPLAEERILMAKETVAYYESLQEFRIAESDAGEVIGCGALHVMWEDLAEIRTLAAADSWRGRGVGHTLVEDLLEEARALGVSRVFCLTFEVDFFKRHGFEVMADQSAVDPQVYSELLRSHDEGVAEFLDLARVKPNTLGNTRMIKQL, encoded by the coding sequence GTGACTTCCTACTTCACCCTTCGCCCTGCCCGCACCAGCGACGTGGCGGCCATTAAAAGGCTGGTTGCTCCACTGGCGGAGGAGCGGATTCTCATGGCGAAGGAGACGGTGGCCTACTACGAGAGCCTCCAGGAATTCCGGATCGCCGAATCCGACGCCGGCGAGGTTATCGGCTGCGGCGCACTGCATGTGATGTGGGAAGACCTGGCCGAAATCCGCACGCTGGCGGCGGCAGACTCCTGGCGCGGACGCGGCGTCGGGCACACCCTGGTGGAAGATCTCCTGGAAGAAGCACGTGCCCTGGGTGTGAGCCGGGTCTTCTGCCTGACCTTCGAGGTGGACTTCTTCAAGCGCCACGGATTCGAGGTCATGGCGGACCAGTCCGCGGTGGATCCGCAGGTGTACTCGGAGTTGCTGCGCTCGCATGACGAGGGTGTGGCGGAGTTCCTGGACCTTGCCCGGGTCAAGCCCAACACCTTGGGCAACACCCGCATGATCAAGCAGCTCTAG
- a CDS encoding ATP-dependent Clp protease ATP-binding subunit: protein MFERFTDRARRVVVLAQEEARMLNHNYIGTEHILLGLIHEGEGVAAKALESLSISLDGVREQVQEIIGQGQQAPSGHIPFTPRAKKVLELSLREALQLGHNYIGTEHILLGLIREGEGVAAQVLVKLGADLNRVRQQVIQLLSGYQGKETAGSGSGQGQPEGTPAGSVVLDQFGRNLTQAARENKLDPVIGREQEMERVMQVLSRRTKNNPVLIGEPGVGKTAVVEGLAQAIVRGDVPETIKDKQLYTLDLGSLVAGSRYRGDFEERLKKVLKEIRTRGDIILFIDEIHTLVGAGAAEGAIDAASILKPMLARGELQTIGATTLDEYRKHIEKDAALERRFQPIQVKEPSVAHAIEILKGLRDRYEAHHRVTITDGALASAAQLAERYISDRFLPDKAIDLIDEAGARLRIRRMTAPPELKAMDERIADVKMEKESAIDAQDFEGAASLRDKEQKLIAERAEKERTWKSGGMDDISEVDEDLIAEVLANSTGIPVFKLTEEESSRLLKMEDELHKRVVGQDEAIKALSQAIRRTRAGLKDPKRPGGSFIFAGPTGVGKTELAKALAEFLFGEEDALITLDMSEYSEKHTVSRLFGAPPGYVGYEEGGQLTEKVRRRPFSVVLFDEVEKAHADLFNSLLQILEDGRLTDSQGRVVDFKNTVIIMTTNLGTRDISKSVATGFQSGTDTQTGYNRMRARVTEELKQHFRPEFLNRVDDVVVFPQLTQDEIIEIVDLFVTRLERRLKDKDMGIELTKAAKVLLATRGYDPAMGARPLRRTIQREIEDQLSEKILFGDIHTGDIVVVDVEGEGDDAKFTFEGNAKPRIPEIAPTA, encoded by the coding sequence ATGTTTGAGAGATTTACGGACCGTGCCCGTCGCGTGGTCGTCCTTGCCCAAGAAGAGGCAAGGATGCTCAACCACAATTACATCGGTACCGAGCACATCCTCTTGGGTCTGATCCACGAGGGTGAAGGCGTTGCAGCCAAGGCGCTCGAGTCCCTGAGCATTTCGCTCGATGGCGTCCGCGAGCAAGTGCAGGAGATCATCGGCCAGGGCCAGCAAGCCCCGTCCGGTCACATCCCCTTCACGCCGCGCGCCAAGAAGGTGCTTGAGCTTTCGCTCCGCGAAGCACTGCAGCTCGGCCACAACTACATCGGTACCGAGCACATCCTGCTCGGCCTCATTCGCGAAGGCGAAGGCGTGGCCGCCCAGGTGCTGGTCAAGCTTGGTGCGGACCTGAACCGGGTCCGGCAGCAGGTTATCCAGCTGCTCTCCGGCTACCAGGGCAAGGAAACCGCCGGAAGCGGTTCCGGCCAGGGCCAGCCCGAAGGTACCCCTGCCGGCTCGGTGGTCCTGGACCAGTTCGGCCGCAACCTCACCCAGGCTGCCCGCGAAAACAAGCTCGATCCCGTGATCGGCCGCGAGCAGGAGATGGAACGCGTCATGCAGGTCCTCTCCCGCCGTACCAAGAACAACCCCGTGCTGATCGGCGAGCCCGGCGTCGGCAAGACCGCCGTCGTCGAAGGCCTCGCCCAGGCGATCGTCCGCGGCGATGTCCCGGAAACCATCAAGGACAAGCAGCTTTACACGCTGGACCTTGGTTCCCTGGTTGCCGGTTCCCGTTACCGTGGTGACTTCGAAGAGCGCCTGAAGAAGGTCCTCAAGGAGATCCGCACCCGTGGCGACATCATCCTGTTCATTGACGAGATCCACACCCTCGTCGGTGCAGGTGCCGCAGAAGGTGCCATCGATGCTGCGTCCATCCTGAAGCCGATGCTCGCCCGTGGCGAACTCCAGACCATTGGTGCCACCACCCTGGACGAGTACCGCAAGCACATCGAGAAGGATGCCGCCCTCGAGCGCCGCTTCCAGCCAATCCAGGTCAAGGAACCCTCTGTTGCACACGCGATCGAGATCCTCAAGGGCCTGCGGGACCGTTACGAGGCACACCACCGCGTCACGATCACCGACGGCGCACTGGCCTCCGCCGCGCAGCTCGCCGAACGGTACATCTCGGACCGCTTCCTGCCGGACAAGGCCATCGACCTCATCGATGAAGCCGGCGCACGCCTGCGCATCCGGCGCATGACCGCCCCGCCGGAGCTCAAGGCCATGGACGAGCGCATTGCCGACGTCAAGATGGAGAAGGAATCCGCCATCGACGCCCAAGACTTCGAGGGTGCTGCCTCGCTGCGCGACAAGGAGCAGAAGCTCATTGCCGAACGCGCGGAGAAGGAGCGCACCTGGAAGTCCGGCGGCATGGACGACATCTCCGAGGTTGACGAAGACCTGATTGCGGAGGTTCTCGCGAACTCCACCGGCATCCCGGTCTTCAAGCTCACCGAGGAAGAGTCGTCGCGGCTCCTCAAGATGGAAGACGAACTGCACAAGCGTGTCGTCGGCCAGGACGAGGCCATCAAGGCCCTGTCGCAGGCTATCCGCCGTACCCGTGCAGGCCTGAAGGACCCCAAGCGTCCGGGTGGTTCGTTCATCTTCGCCGGCCCCACCGGCGTCGGAAAGACCGAGCTCGCCAAGGCGCTGGCCGAGTTCCTGTTCGGTGAAGAGGACGCCCTCATCACGCTGGACATGTCCGAGTACTCCGAGAAGCACACGGTTTCGCGTCTCTTCGGTGCACCTCCGGGCTACGTCGGCTACGAAGAGGGCGGCCAGCTGACCGAGAAGGTCCGTCGTCGTCCGTTCTCCGTGGTGCTGTTCGACGAAGTTGAGAAGGCACACGCCGATCTCTTCAACTCGCTGCTGCAGATTCTGGAAGACGGCCGCCTGACCGACTCCCAGGGCCGCGTGGTGGACTTCAAGAACACCGTGATCATCATGACCACCAACCTGGGTACCCGCGACATCTCCAAGAGCGTCGCGACCGGCTTCCAGTCCGGCACGGACACCCAGACCGGCTACAACCGGATGCGTGCACGGGTCACGGAAGAGCTCAAGCAGCACTTCCGCCCCGAGTTCCTCAACCGCGTTGACGACGTCGTGGTGTTCCCTCAGCTGACGCAGGACGAGATCATCGAGATCGTGGACCTGTTCGTCACCCGCCTGGAGCGTCGCCTCAAGGACAAGGACATGGGCATCGAGCTCACCAAGGCCGCCAAGGTCCTGCTCGCTACCCGCGGTTACGACCCCGCAATGGGTGCCCGGCCGCTGCGCCGCACCATCCAGCGCGAGATCGAGGACCAACTGTCCGAGAAGATCCTGTTCGGCGACATCCACACCGGCGACATCGTTGTGGTGGACGTCGAGGGTGAAGGTGATGACGCCAAGTTCACGTTCGAAGGCAACGCCAAGCCGCGCATCCCGGAGATTGCTCCTACCGCGTAA
- a CDS encoding alpha/beta fold hydrolase, with protein MDSADTSGAQPETPFRDLDHYLAIPRVGGLALSPDGSRLVTTVTTLNSKGTAFTTALWELDPAGESRARRITRSSKGETGAAFAANGDLYFTSARPDPESPDADPVNALWLLPSDGGEARVVHSRPGGISSVMTAKSADATFINAEVLAGSTDEENDEERRKARKDNKVSAILHSGYPVRYWDADLGPAEPRIFAVEPGEEKEPGKPSTVDATAPLKLRNLTSGVGSSLREAKTVVSPDGKTIYTSMAKALAKADSRQVLAAIDVATGAVKVLLDHAGMSYFPGPVSPDNRTLVVESESDTTPTQAPQVKLHLLNVAGGETTDLQPLAHEWDRWATALAWLPDGTAILAKADDDGASPVFRIDVADGGVTQVTRDGAAYTDVEVSPDGSVAYALRSSYEFPAEAVRIDLATGEVVRLQAPADRPVYKGRLERVEATADDGARVPAYLALPDDASADNPAPLLLWIHGGPLGSWNAWTWRWNPWLLVAKGYAVLLPDPALSTGYGQDFIQRGWGEWGKKPFTDLMAITDAAVARPDIDESRTAAMGGSFGGYMANWVAGQTDRFKAIVTHASLWALDQFGPTTDAAQYWLKEMTAEMAMENSPHLNVGDIKTPMLVIHGDKDYRVPIGEGLRLWYELLSSSQLPADDNGQSPHRFLYFPDENHWILQPQHAKVWYGVVEHFLAKQVLGKDVALPEELGV; from the coding sequence ATGGACTCTGCTGATACCTCGGGCGCGCAGCCCGAAACCCCCTTTCGCGACCTGGACCACTACCTCGCAATCCCGCGGGTAGGAGGCCTGGCGCTCAGCCCGGATGGCAGTCGCCTGGTCACCACCGTGACGACGTTGAACTCCAAAGGAACCGCGTTTACTACCGCCCTGTGGGAGCTGGACCCAGCAGGCGAAAGCCGTGCGCGCCGGATCACCCGCAGTTCCAAGGGCGAAACCGGTGCTGCCTTCGCGGCCAACGGCGACCTCTACTTCACTTCGGCCCGCCCGGACCCTGAAAGCCCCGACGCTGACCCCGTCAACGCGCTGTGGCTGCTCCCGTCCGACGGCGGTGAAGCGCGCGTGGTTCACTCGCGTCCCGGGGGCATCAGTTCGGTCATGACGGCCAAGAGCGCCGACGCAACGTTCATCAACGCAGAGGTCCTTGCCGGCTCAACCGACGAGGAAAACGATGAAGAACGCAGGAAGGCCCGCAAGGACAACAAGGTCTCGGCCATCCTGCACAGCGGCTACCCCGTCCGCTATTGGGATGCCGACCTCGGGCCTGCGGAGCCGCGGATCTTTGCGGTGGAGCCTGGTGAAGAGAAGGAACCCGGCAAACCCTCGACGGTGGACGCCACCGCGCCGCTGAAGCTGCGGAACCTGACATCCGGCGTCGGAAGTTCGCTTCGGGAAGCAAAAACGGTGGTGAGCCCTGATGGCAAAACCATCTACACCAGCATGGCCAAGGCGCTGGCCAAAGCCGACAGCCGCCAGGTCCTGGCCGCCATAGACGTGGCTACCGGTGCCGTCAAGGTGCTGCTCGACCACGCAGGAATGAGCTACTTCCCGGGTCCCGTCAGCCCGGATAACCGGACGCTGGTGGTGGAGAGCGAGAGTGACACAACGCCCACCCAGGCGCCCCAGGTGAAGCTGCACCTGCTGAACGTCGCCGGCGGTGAAACCACTGACCTGCAACCCCTGGCTCATGAGTGGGATCGATGGGCTACCGCACTGGCGTGGCTCCCGGACGGAACTGCCATCCTGGCGAAGGCGGACGACGACGGCGCGTCGCCGGTTTTCCGGATCGACGTCGCTGACGGTGGGGTCACGCAGGTGACGAGGGACGGCGCGGCCTATACCGACGTCGAGGTTTCTCCCGACGGAAGCGTGGCCTATGCGCTGCGCAGCTCCTATGAATTCCCCGCCGAAGCAGTGCGGATCGACCTCGCCACGGGAGAAGTGGTCCGCCTGCAGGCTCCGGCGGATCGCCCCGTGTACAAGGGCCGGCTTGAACGCGTGGAGGCAACAGCCGACGACGGCGCGCGGGTCCCTGCGTACCTCGCCCTCCCGGATGATGCCTCGGCCGACAATCCCGCGCCGCTCCTGCTGTGGATCCATGGAGGGCCCCTGGGCTCGTGGAATGCCTGGACTTGGCGCTGGAACCCGTGGCTGTTGGTAGCCAAGGGCTACGCCGTCCTGCTGCCCGATCCAGCCCTGTCCACCGGCTACGGGCAGGACTTCATCCAGCGCGGATGGGGCGAATGGGGAAAGAAGCCCTTTACGGACCTTATGGCCATCACCGATGCCGCGGTGGCGCGACCCGATATTGACGAATCGCGGACCGCCGCGATGGGTGGCTCGTTCGGTGGCTACATGGCGAACTGGGTGGCCGGGCAAACGGACCGTTTCAAGGCCATCGTCACGCATGCCAGCCTGTGGGCGCTGGACCAGTTCGGGCCTACCACGGATGCTGCCCAGTACTGGCTGAAGGAAATGACCGCTGAGATGGCCATGGAGAATTCGCCGCACCTGAACGTGGGCGACATCAAGACGCCCATGCTGGTGATCCACGGTGACAAGGACTACCGGGTGCCGATCGGCGAGGGCTTGCGGCTTTGGTACGAGCTCCTGTCCTCTTCCCAGCTGCCGGCTGACGACAACGGCCAGAGCCCGCACCGCTTCCTGTACTTCCCGGATGAGAACCACTGGATCCTGCAACCGCAGCACGCCAAGGTTTGGTACGGCGTCGTGGAGCACTTCCTGGCCAAGCAGGTTCTGGGCAAGGATGTGGCGCTGCCCGAAGAGTTGGGAGTGTAG
- a CDS encoding glycosyltransferase: MRVLMVAPGTRGDVAPMAGLGSRLQHLGYEVAIAANPAYAALVFESGCEFRPLQGDLARLIRRPAPGAKPEPGNLVEFWRQLGQYMENAAIGTLAAAEAGADVILANSVAPYAYDVAEAFGIPAIGAHLQPTEPSSAYPPVIMNSARSLGPWGNKLIGERAAAGPAPYDGPSRRLRKALGLTKESRAAGERRRRKARATTLHGISPTVLPRPSDWHDGLVMAGYWWPASRQDWEPTRDLVDFLGDGPPPVFVGFGSSAHIDPDFILEATRRAGTRAVVQGAEGVLGDDAIGVGDVPHEWLFPRMAAVVHHAGAGTTAAGFRAGVPAVAVPVYTDQPLWASRIAALGVGPRPLPHKTLTPERLGEAIAKAAHTPSYSLRAKEIAAAVAEEDGTTPVVDALRRIEAGRNI, from the coding sequence ATGCGCGTTTTGATGGTGGCTCCCGGTACCAGGGGTGACGTTGCGCCCATGGCGGGCCTCGGATCCCGCCTGCAGCACTTGGGCTATGAGGTCGCTATTGCCGCCAACCCTGCGTACGCTGCACTGGTTTTCGAGTCCGGCTGTGAATTCAGGCCACTACAGGGGGACTTGGCCCGGCTCATCAGGCGGCCGGCTCCAGGGGCGAAGCCGGAACCGGGCAACCTCGTGGAGTTCTGGCGCCAGCTGGGGCAGTACATGGAGAATGCCGCGATCGGCACGCTGGCCGCAGCCGAAGCCGGAGCCGACGTCATTCTGGCGAACTCGGTAGCGCCCTACGCGTACGACGTTGCTGAAGCCTTCGGCATCCCAGCCATCGGGGCCCATCTGCAACCCACGGAACCCAGCTCTGCCTACCCGCCGGTGATCATGAACTCGGCGCGAAGCCTTGGCCCTTGGGGCAACAAGCTTATTGGCGAGCGTGCTGCAGCAGGGCCGGCCCCCTATGACGGACCCAGCAGGCGGCTTCGCAAGGCCCTGGGCCTGACCAAAGAAAGCAGGGCCGCGGGCGAGAGGCGTAGAAGGAAGGCCCGGGCAACCACGCTCCACGGCATCAGCCCCACGGTGCTTCCGCGTCCTTCAGATTGGCACGACGGACTGGTCATGGCCGGATACTGGTGGCCTGCAAGCAGGCAGGACTGGGAGCCCACGAGGGATCTGGTGGACTTCCTCGGGGACGGACCACCGCCGGTCTTCGTTGGCTTTGGCAGCAGTGCCCACATTGACCCCGACTTCATCCTCGAGGCTACTCGGCGGGCCGGCACCAGGGCTGTGGTGCAAGGGGCGGAGGGAGTCCTGGGCGATGACGCAATCGGCGTCGGGGATGTTCCCCATGAGTGGCTGTTTCCGCGGATGGCCGCGGTGGTGCATCACGCGGGGGCTGGAACGACGGCGGCCGGCTTCCGGGCCGGTGTCCCTGCGGTAGCCGTACCGGTGTACACCGACCAACCACTGTGGGCCTCAAGGATTGCCGCGCTCGGGGTTGGTCCCCGCCCACTTCCGCACAAGACGCTGACTCCGGAGCGCCTCGGCGAGGCTATTGCGAAAGCCGCCCACACGCCGTCGTACAGTCTGCGGGCGAAGGAAATCGCGGCAGCCGTCGCCGAAGAAGACGGGACCACCCCGGTCGTTGACGCACTGCGGCGGATCGAAGCTGGAAGGAATATCTGA